One Telluria mixta DNA window includes the following coding sequences:
- a CDS encoding ATP-binding protein, translating to MNQSLSRRTTISYYLVILLLLATPALLVWQHYGMVRTIEISPSQPHGARVADDRPELKGNSVAILERTPDALVMRCALGTVATYGFCKMQFLLGRPGKGIDLSGFDSIDFDLRYTGRPPHLIKLHVMNFEPEFSTPGDWNSQRFNEAEIELPEQATFTIPMNVLRTADWWRSTHKVPLSKSYARFDRVTAVELSTGAVPHGQSITLEVRSIRFHGKWISKTALLMGLVFAWIACGILGLSLGLLHFRASLSDTTSRLEHLAAVDRERKAAEAAREAALAEAVGLARQRSNFLAQMSHELRTPLNAIIGYAQLLKRDRHQLNDRQAASVATIHESGQHLLTLINDILDLARVEAGRMELYPAAVHLGTFLQVVVDIMRVKAEEKGLAFEYALAPDAPAAVTIDETRLRQVLLNLLGNAVKFTDRGTVSLRVLRVPSSIGDDACVRLRFEVTDTGIGMSPQQLGRLFQPFEQVADMPRRAGGTGLGLAISQQLVRLMGGNIDVASEPGKGSAFWFELAAPVATGSPANLPAPGTIVGYEGERKRVLIVDDVPQNRAMLIDLLQSMGFVVAAAENGLECLVLLDSFKPDLIVMDVMMPVIDGNETTRRIRLMPAWRRVPVIAVTAGASPDDEARCLEAGANAFVPKPVEHDVLLRTIGTLLALTWITGRPAQEAPPEGEEAALVVPPTDEIEVLWQLVRIGNMRKIREQAGHLRTLDPAYAPFADHVDALARGYHSKDLAAFVARYRTEDAVRPAV from the coding sequence ATGAACCAGTCGCTCTCCCGCCGAACGACGATCAGCTATTACCTGGTCATCCTGTTGCTGCTGGCGACGCCGGCGCTGCTGGTCTGGCAGCACTACGGGATGGTCCGGACCATCGAGATCTCGCCCAGCCAGCCGCACGGCGCCCGGGTCGCCGACGACCGGCCCGAGTTGAAAGGCAATTCGGTCGCCATCCTGGAGCGCACGCCCGATGCGCTCGTCATGCGGTGCGCGCTGGGCACGGTCGCGACGTACGGGTTCTGCAAGATGCAATTCCTGCTGGGCCGGCCGGGCAAGGGGATCGACCTGTCCGGGTTCGATTCGATCGATTTCGACCTGCGCTACACGGGACGGCCGCCGCACCTCATCAAGCTGCATGTGATGAATTTCGAGCCGGAGTTTTCCACGCCCGGCGACTGGAATTCGCAGCGGTTCAACGAGGCGGAAATCGAATTGCCCGAGCAGGCCACGTTCACGATTCCGATGAACGTGCTGCGCACCGCCGACTGGTGGCGCAGCACGCACAAGGTCCCGCTGTCCAAGAGCTATGCTCGGTTCGACCGGGTGACGGCCGTGGAATTGTCGACGGGGGCCGTTCCGCACGGACAGTCGATCACGCTCGAGGTGCGGTCGATCCGGTTCCACGGCAAGTGGATCTCGAAGACGGCGCTGCTCATGGGCCTGGTGTTCGCCTGGATCGCCTGCGGCATCCTCGGCCTGTCGCTGGGCCTGTTGCATTTCCGGGCCAGCCTGTCCGACACGACATCGCGCCTGGAACACCTGGCCGCCGTCGACCGGGAACGCAAGGCGGCCGAGGCGGCGCGCGAGGCGGCGCTGGCGGAGGCGGTGGGCCTCGCGCGCCAGCGCAGCAATTTTCTGGCGCAGATGAGTCACGAATTGCGCACCCCGCTCAACGCCATCATTGGCTATGCGCAATTGCTCAAGCGCGACCGGCACCAGTTGAACGACCGGCAGGCCGCCAGCGTCGCCACCATCCACGAGAGCGGCCAGCACCTGCTCACCCTCATCAACGACATCCTGGACCTCGCTCGGGTCGAGGCCGGCAGGATGGAGCTGTATCCTGCCGCGGTCCACCTCGGCACGTTCCTGCAGGTGGTGGTCGACATCATGCGCGTGAAGGCCGAGGAAAAGGGCCTGGCGTTCGAGTACGCGCTCGCGCCCGACGCGCCGGCCGCGGTGACGATCGACGAGACGCGCCTGCGCCAGGTGCTGCTCAACCTGCTGGGCAACGCGGTCAAGTTCACCGATCGCGGGACGGTCTCGCTGCGGGTGCTGCGCGTGCCGTCCTCCATCGGGGACGACGCCTGCGTGCGGCTTCGCTTCGAGGTGACCGACACCGGGATCGGCATGAGCCCGCAACAGCTGGGGCGACTGTTCCAGCCGTTCGAACAGGTGGCCGACATGCCGCGGCGCGCCGGCGGCACGGGCCTGGGCCTGGCCATCAGCCAGCAACTGGTGCGCCTCATGGGCGGGAACATCGACGTCGCCAGCGAACCAGGCAAGGGCAGCGCGTTCTGGTTCGAACTCGCGGCGCCAGTCGCCACCGGCAGCCCGGCCAACCTGCCGGCACCGGGCACGATCGTCGGCTATGAAGGCGAGCGCAAGCGCGTGTTGATCGTCGACGACGTGCCGCAGAACCGCGCGATGCTGATCGACCTGCTGCAGTCGATGGGCTTCGTCGTGGCCGCGGCCGAGAACGGCCTGGAGTGCCTCGTGCTGCTCGACAGCTTCAAGCCCGACCTGATCGTGATGGACGTCATGATGCCCGTTATCGATGGCAACGAGACGACGCGGCGGATCCGCCTCATGCCCGCATGGCGCCGGGTCCCGGTCATCGCCGTGACGGCGGGCGCCAGTCCCGACGACGAAGCGCGGTGCCTGGAAGCGGGCGCGAATGCCTTCGTTCCCAAGCCGGTCGAACACGATGTCCTGCTCCGCACCATCGGCACGCTGCTGGCGCTGACCTGGATCACCGGCCGCCCTGCGCAGGAAGCGCCGCCGGAGGGAGAAGAGGCCGCGCTGGTCGTTCCGCCCACCGACGAGATCGAGGTGCTGTGGCAGCTGGTGCGGATCGGGAACATGCGCAAGATCCGCGAACAGGCCGGCCACCTGCGGACGCTCGATCCGGCCTACGCGCCGTTCGCCGACCACGTGGATGCGCTGGCGCGGGGCTATCACTCGAAGGACCTGGCCGCCTTCGTGGCGCGCTACCGGACCGAAGACGCGGTGCGGCCAGCGGTTTGA
- a CDS encoding S53 family peptidase, giving the protein MRTLTAIAVVIGVLTTSLAHGATTSTQFHLDRDARIVDLGIAPQSEVRQITLSLAVRNAAAMEAHAASIVDPSSPNYRKFLTPAQVGSLYGQDATSIAQVVNFLQSQGLTVTKVYANNLLISAKGTNAQLAAVFGSPIHAYRTLGRTYEAPAGTTVVPANLSGIVKAVHGLNGRPLFHSNIVRQPASGVATGESKLVPSRVPTANAAAASLPGEYTVRDLAAKYNVNPLYSAGVTGAGKTIGIATLAGYRQSDAYGYWNALGLAVAPNRITDVLVDGGPLPDDGPGSDGAGETTLDIEQSGGVAPGANIRVYLAPNQGNGFLDMFATAVDENIVDTLSVSWGAAEIFNAPEDLAAFHAVFIQAALQGIPVIAASGDAGAFDINSVLPYPACTTLLTTDHPASDTAVLAAGGTTLPHTQVHKYGNITIPTERAWAWDYLRNYITQYYGQTTYYTDYFPVGGGGGVSVDFGRPSYQNNLAGVASTSAAQSLYCKASVLGDPGTGYEWLIDLPPATPGRNLPDVSLNADPYSGYLVYFEGQWGSGSGGTSFVAPQLNGIFTLIAAGRNSRLGLLHPQLYGAFKTYGYGAKSPFRAITAGTNLYYKSTNTFNPATGLGSLDVTNLARALGVNL; this is encoded by the coding sequence TTGAGAACGCTTACCGCAATCGCTGTTGTCATCGGCGTGCTGACCACGTCGCTGGCGCACGGCGCCACGACCTCCACCCAGTTCCACCTCGACCGCGACGCCCGCATCGTCGACCTGGGCATCGCGCCCCAGTCGGAAGTGCGGCAGATCACGCTGTCGCTGGCCGTCAGGAACGCCGCCGCGATGGAAGCACACGCGGCGTCCATCGTCGACCCGTCCAGCCCGAACTACCGCAAATTCCTGACGCCGGCACAGGTCGGCAGCCTGTATGGCCAGGACGCGACGTCCATCGCCCAGGTCGTCAACTTCCTGCAGTCCCAGGGCCTGACGGTCACGAAAGTCTATGCGAACAACCTGCTGATTTCCGCGAAGGGCACGAATGCGCAACTCGCCGCCGTGTTCGGCAGCCCGATCCATGCTTACCGGACGCTGGGCCGCACCTACGAGGCGCCGGCGGGCACGACCGTCGTGCCCGCCAACTTGTCCGGCATCGTCAAGGCCGTGCACGGCCTGAACGGCCGGCCGCTCTTCCACAGCAATATCGTGCGCCAGCCGGCCTCGGGCGTGGCGACCGGCGAGTCGAAGCTCGTGCCGAGCCGTGTCCCGACGGCGAATGCCGCGGCCGCATCGCTGCCGGGCGAATACACGGTGCGGGACCTGGCCGCCAAGTACAACGTCAACCCGTTGTATTCGGCCGGCGTGACGGGCGCCGGCAAGACCATCGGCATCGCTACCCTGGCCGGCTATCGCCAGTCCGATGCGTATGGCTACTGGAATGCGCTGGGCCTCGCCGTCGCGCCGAACCGCATCACCGACGTGCTGGTCGATGGCGGTCCGCTGCCGGATGACGGTCCGGGCAGCGACGGCGCGGGCGAGACCACCCTCGACATCGAGCAATCGGGCGGCGTGGCGCCGGGCGCCAACATCCGCGTCTACCTGGCGCCGAACCAGGGCAATGGTTTCCTGGACATGTTCGCGACGGCCGTCGACGAGAACATCGTCGACACGCTGTCCGTGAGCTGGGGCGCCGCCGAGATCTTCAACGCCCCCGAGGACCTGGCCGCGTTCCACGCCGTGTTCATCCAGGCCGCGCTGCAGGGCATCCCCGTGATCGCCGCGTCGGGCGACGCCGGCGCCTTCGACATCAACAGCGTGCTGCCGTATCCCGCCTGCACGACCCTGCTGACGACCGATCACCCGGCGTCGGACACAGCCGTCCTCGCGGCCGGCGGCACGACCTTGCCGCACACGCAGGTGCACAAGTACGGCAATATCACGATCCCGACCGAGCGCGCCTGGGCGTGGGACTACCTGCGCAACTACATCACGCAGTACTACGGCCAGACGACCTATTACACGGATTATTTCCCGGTCGGCGGCGGTGGCGGCGTGAGCGTCGATTTCGGCCGGCCGTCGTACCAGAACAACCTGGCCGGCGTGGCATCGACGTCGGCGGCGCAGAGCCTGTACTGCAAGGCGTCGGTGCTGGGCGATCCGGGCACGGGGTACGAGTGGCTGATCGACCTGCCGCCTGCCACCCCGGGGCGCAACCTGCCGGACGTGTCGCTCAACGCCGACCCGTACAGCGGCTACCTCGTGTACTTCGAAGGGCAGTGGGGTTCGGGCAGCGGCGGCACGAGCTTCGTCGCGCCGCAACTGAACGGCATCTTCACCCTGATCGCCGCCGGCAGGAACAGCCGCCTGGGCCTGCTGCACCCGCAGCTGTACGGCGCCTTCAAGACCTATGGCTATGGCGCGAAGTCGCCGTTCCGCGCGATCACGGCCGGCACGAACCTCTACTACAAGAGCACGAACACGTTCAATCCGGCGACGGGCCTCGGCTCGCTCGACGTGACGAACCTCGCGCGCGCTCTCGGCGTGAATCTGTGA
- a CDS encoding PEP-CTERM sorting domain-containing protein, protein MKSIKHMLLGLVLATCAVFNASATPTYTDMFFVVPEFGSTTTQTWDFGISAPGALAGETFEFDFLFNTPPEPAWFSFVVFPDFAGSIAFTDLGFFAGDLFTPIDALSLSLASELARGAGWITSGTYDLRLGGTFLVDGAGFTGRAVSDIPEPVSLALVALGLAGMVGVRRRKAVVEAD, encoded by the coding sequence ATGAAATCGATCAAACACATGCTGCTCGGCCTCGTCCTCGCGACCTGCGCCGTCTTCAACGCCTCCGCCACGCCGACGTACACGGACATGTTCTTCGTCGTGCCCGAGTTCGGCTCGACCACGACGCAGACCTGGGACTTCGGCATCTCGGCGCCGGGCGCCCTGGCCGGCGAGACGTTCGAGTTCGACTTCCTGTTCAACACGCCGCCCGAGCCAGCCTGGTTCTCGTTCGTCGTGTTCCCGGACTTCGCGGGCTCGATTGCATTCACGGACCTGGGCTTTTTCGCGGGCGACCTGTTCACGCCGATCGACGCGCTGAGCCTGAGCCTGGCGAGCGAACTGGCCAGGGGCGCGGGCTGGATCACGAGCGGGACCTATGACCTGCGCCTGGGCGGCACGTTCCTCGTCGACGGTGCCGGGTTCACGGGGCGTGCCGTTTCCGATATTCCGGAGCCGGTGAGTCTGGCGCTGGTGGCGCTCGGTCTGGCCGGGATGGTCGGGGTGCGGCGGCGCAAGGCCGTTGTGGAGGCGGATTGA
- a CDS encoding aldo/keto reductase — MNQPIYYTLGRTGLRVSRLSLGAMTFGTEWGWGSDKAAAETVFDLYRDHGGNFIDTADVYTNGTSETWLGEFIKASGSRDELVLASKYTFNLAAANPNGGGNGRKNLLRAVEGSLKRLQTDYLDVFYVHAWDQLTPVEEVMRTLDDLVRAGKIRHIGLSDVPAWYAARAQTLAEWRGYEPVSALQLQYSLVERNIEHEYTRLATELGMGITVWSPLASGLLAGRYKRDAATDGRLAAMQGNGNPAFQHLTERNFQIVDELEKVADEIGRPMAQVALNWVANRPGVASVIVGASRPEQLKTNLGALDFELPAELAHRLDEASKPVTPFPYYFFTNAMQGMMYGGARVGDKPTGYRAPVLVEGSGSGVE; from the coding sequence ATGAATCAGCCCATCTACTACACCCTCGGCCGCACGGGCCTGCGCGTCAGCCGTTTGTCGCTGGGCGCGATGACGTTTGGAACGGAATGGGGCTGGGGTTCCGACAAGGCAGCGGCCGAGACCGTCTTCGATCTCTATCGCGACCACGGTGGCAACTTCATCGACACGGCGGATGTGTACACGAACGGCACGAGCGAAACGTGGCTGGGCGAATTCATCAAGGCCAGCGGCTCGCGCGACGAACTCGTGCTGGCCAGCAAATACACGTTCAACCTGGCGGCCGCGAATCCGAACGGCGGCGGCAACGGCCGCAAGAACCTGCTGCGTGCCGTCGAAGGCTCGCTCAAGCGCCTGCAGACGGATTACCTCGACGTGTTCTACGTCCACGCCTGGGACCAGCTGACGCCCGTCGAAGAAGTGATGCGCACCCTGGACGATCTGGTCCGCGCCGGCAAGATCCGCCACATCGGCCTGTCGGACGTACCAGCCTGGTACGCGGCGCGCGCCCAGACCCTGGCGGAATGGCGCGGCTATGAACCGGTGTCGGCGCTGCAGCTGCAGTATTCGCTCGTCGAGCGCAACATCGAACACGAATACACGCGCCTGGCCACCGAGCTCGGCATGGGCATCACCGTGTGGAGCCCGCTGGCGAGCGGTCTGCTGGCCGGGCGGTACAAGCGCGACGCCGCCACCGACGGCCGTCTCGCCGCGATGCAGGGCAACGGCAATCCGGCCTTCCAGCACCTCACGGAGCGCAATTTCCAGATCGTCGATGAACTGGAAAAAGTGGCCGACGAGATCGGCCGGCCGATGGCACAGGTGGCCCTGAACTGGGTGGCAAACCGTCCGGGCGTGGCCAGCGTGATCGTGGGCGCGTCGCGGCCGGAGCAATTAAAAACGAATCTCGGGGCGCTGGACTTCGAGCTCCCCGCCGAGCTCGCCCACCGCCTGGATGAGGCCAGCAAGCCCGTGACGCCGTTCCCCTACTACTTCTTCACGAATGCGATGCAGGGCATGATGTACGGCGGCGCCCGGGTTGGCGACAAGCCGACGGGTTATCGGGCGCCGGTGCTCGTCGAGGGCTCGGGAAGCGGGGTCGAGTAA
- a CDS encoding LysR family transcriptional regulator produces MKLTQLDGLLAFATVAKQGNFTAAAALLEVTPSAVSQTVRQLEERLGVRLLNRTTRSVSLTEAGEQFLARVGPAVAELTQAAAELDAFRSGPSGILRLNMANIVYAVWLRPLLPGFLASHPGIKVELGFDEGFVDIVAGGFDAGVRLGESVQLDMVAVPLTRQEQLCMVASPDYVARRGLPRTIEELQQQDCIRYRFRKNNAIYRWELMRDSNLVDAEVDGRLILTNSASMAGAARDGIGIAHVFRRQVESDLAAGRLVPVLPACWSTQPGFHLYYPTRRHLPAKLRAFIDYCAERLGGADEQ; encoded by the coding sequence ATGAAACTGACGCAACTGGACGGCCTGCTGGCCTTTGCCACTGTGGCGAAGCAGGGCAATTTCACGGCCGCGGCCGCGTTGCTGGAGGTAACGCCGTCGGCGGTGAGCCAGACGGTGCGGCAACTGGAGGAACGGCTGGGCGTGCGCCTGTTGAACCGGACGACGCGCAGCGTGAGCCTGACGGAAGCGGGGGAACAATTTCTCGCACGCGTGGGTCCTGCTGTCGCCGAGCTCACGCAGGCGGCGGCCGAGCTGGACGCGTTCCGCAGCGGACCCAGCGGCATCTTGCGGCTGAACATGGCGAACATCGTGTACGCCGTCTGGCTGCGTCCGTTGCTGCCCGGTTTTCTCGCAAGCCATCCCGGCATCAAGGTCGAACTCGGCTTCGACGAGGGCTTCGTGGACATCGTCGCGGGCGGCTTCGATGCCGGCGTGCGCCTCGGCGAATCCGTCCAGCTCGACATGGTGGCCGTGCCGCTCACGCGGCAGGAGCAGTTGTGCATGGTGGCGTCGCCGGACTATGTGGCGCGGCGCGGGCTGCCGCGCACGATCGAGGAACTGCAGCAGCAAGATTGCATCCGCTATCGGTTCCGCAAGAACAATGCGATCTACCGGTGGGAGCTCATGCGGGATAGCAACCTCGTCGACGCGGAGGTCGACGGGCGGCTGATCCTGACGAACAGCGCGTCGATGGCGGGCGCGGCGCGCGACGGGATCGGTATCGCCCACGTCTTTCGCCGGCAGGTCGAAAGCGACCTTGCCGCGGGCCGGCTCGTGCCCGTGTTGCCGGCGTGTTGGTCGACACAGCCGGGGTTTCATCTCTACTATCCGACGCGGCGGCATTTGCCTGCGAAGCTGCGGGCGTTTATCGATTATTGCGCTGAACGGTTGGGCGGTGCGGATGAACAGTGA
- a CDS encoding YbbC/YhhH family protein: protein MRITSVFLLLVLASTDLTLTHAAEQVDKQQLKESESVAGYQPANGVVPDPATAVAIAVAVWEPIYGKKNVAEEAPYRATLKDGRWTVTGTLPKGRVGGTATAVIDKMNGRIITIFHTK, encoded by the coding sequence GTGCGAATCACTTCGGTATTTCTCTTGCTTGTCCTCGCTTCGACTGACCTTACCCTCACGCATGCGGCTGAACAGGTCGACAAACAGCAGCTAAAAGAATCCGAATCCGTGGCGGGATATCAGCCAGCTAATGGCGTTGTTCCTGATCCGGCAACAGCTGTTGCCATAGCCGTCGCCGTGTGGGAGCCAATATATGGCAAGAAGAATGTCGCTGAAGAAGCCCCTTATCGGGCAACGCTAAAGGACGGCCGTTGGACCGTGACTGGTACGCTTCCGAAAGGAAGGGTTGGTGGGACAGCGACTGCAGTGATCGATAAGATGAACGGGCGAATCATCACGATTTTTCACACGAAGTAA
- the uvrB gene encoding excinuclease ABC subunit UvrB, with protein MADLSVANSPAPTVITFPDSPFKLHQPFPPAGDQPTAIEGLVEGIDDGLMYQTLLGVTGSGKTYTMANVIARAGRPAIVFAPNKTLAAQLYAEFREFFPQNAVEYFVSYYDYYQPEAYVPQRDLFIEKDSSINEHIEQMRLSCTKSLMERRDVVIVATVSAIYGIGNPNEYHKMILTLRTGDKVAQRDVIARLIQMQYTRNEMDFARGTFRVRGDTIDIFPAEHAELAIRVEMFDDEIESLQLFDPLTGKVRQKIPRFTVYPGSHYVTGRATVLKAVDSIKAELRDRLEEFRQQGKLLEEQRLEQRTRFDLEMLAEVGFTKGIENYSRHLSGSMPGEPPPTLIDYLPKDALMFMDESHVMIGQLNAMYNGDRSRKVNLVDYGFRLPSALDNRPLKFSEFENKMRQCIFVSATPADYEKEKADNVVEQVVRPTGLVDPQVIVKPARSQVDDLMGEITDRIKKDERVLVTTLTKRMAEQLTEYLSDHGIKVRYLHSDIDTVERVEILRDLRLGTFDVVVGINLLREGLDLPEVSLVAVLDADKEGFLRSERSLIQTIGRAARNLNGVAILYADQITDSMKRAIDETERRRAKQIAFNEANGITPKGVQKKIKEMIDGVYSAAAQKAMLNDVGLSEDAAKVEGMSEKQISKEIKRLEKLMVDHAKNLEFEKAAQVRDQLHVLKQQAFGAPGADNVVSILGK; from the coding sequence ATGGCAGATTTATCGGTTGCAAATTCACCAGCACCCACGGTCATCACGTTCCCGGATTCCCCGTTCAAGCTGCACCAGCCCTTCCCGCCCGCGGGCGACCAGCCCACGGCGATCGAAGGCCTGGTGGAAGGCATCGATGACGGCCTGATGTACCAGACGCTGCTCGGCGTGACCGGTTCCGGCAAGACTTATACGATGGCCAACGTGATCGCCCGCGCAGGCCGTCCGGCGATCGTGTTCGCCCCGAACAAGACCCTCGCGGCCCAGCTGTACGCGGAGTTCCGCGAGTTCTTCCCGCAGAATGCCGTCGAGTACTTCGTCTCGTACTACGACTATTACCAGCCGGAAGCGTACGTCCCGCAGCGCGACCTGTTCATCGAAAAGGACTCGTCGATCAACGAGCACATCGAGCAGATGCGTCTGTCGTGCACGAAGTCGCTGATGGAGCGGCGCGACGTCGTCATCGTCGCAACCGTGTCGGCCATCTACGGTATCGGTAATCCGAACGAGTATCACAAGATGATTCTCACGTTGCGCACGGGCGACAAGGTCGCGCAGCGCGACGTCATTGCGCGCCTGATCCAGATGCAGTACACGCGCAACGAAATGGACTTCGCGCGCGGCACGTTCCGCGTGCGCGGCGACACGATCGACATCTTCCCGGCCGAACACGCCGAGCTCGCGATCCGCGTCGAGATGTTCGACGACGAGATCGAATCGCTGCAACTGTTCGACCCGCTGACCGGCAAAGTGCGTCAAAAAATTCCGCGCTTCACCGTGTACCCGGGCTCGCACTACGTCACCGGCCGCGCGACCGTGCTGAAGGCCGTCGACTCCATCAAGGCCGAGCTGCGCGACCGCCTGGAGGAATTCCGCCAGCAGGGCAAGCTGCTGGAAGAGCAACGCCTCGAGCAGCGCACCCGCTTCGACCTCGAGATGCTGGCCGAAGTCGGTTTTACCAAGGGCATCGAGAACTACTCGCGCCACCTGTCAGGCTCGATGCCGGGCGAACCGCCGCCCACCTTGATCGACTACCTGCCGAAAGACGCGCTGATGTTCATGGACGAGTCGCACGTGATGATCGGCCAGTTGAACGCGATGTACAACGGCGACCGTTCGCGCAAGGTGAACCTCGTCGACTACGGCTTCCGCCTGCCCTCCGCGCTCGACAATCGCCCTTTGAAATTCTCGGAATTCGAGAACAAGATGCGCCAGTGCATCTTCGTGTCCGCGACGCCGGCCGACTACGAAAAGGAAAAAGCCGACAACGTCGTCGAGCAGGTCGTGCGTCCGACGGGCCTCGTCGACCCGCAGGTCATCGTCAAACCCGCGCGTTCGCAGGTGGACGACCTGATGGGCGAGATCACGGACCGCATCAAGAAGGACGAGCGCGTGCTGGTCACGACGCTGACCAAGCGCATGGCCGAGCAGCTGACGGAATACCTGTCCGACCACGGCATCAAGGTGCGCTACCTGCACAGCGACATCGACACGGTGGAGCGCGTGGAAATCCTGCGCGACCTGCGCCTGGGCACGTTCGACGTCGTCGTCGGCATCAACCTGCTGCGCGAGGGTCTCGACCTGCCGGAAGTGTCGCTCGTGGCCGTGCTGGACGCCGACAAGGAAGGCTTCCTGCGTTCGGAACGCTCGCTGATCCAGACCATCGGCCGCGCGGCACGTAACCTGAACGGCGTGGCGATCCTGTACGCGGACCAGATCACGGATTCGATGAAGCGCGCGATCGACGAAACGGAACGCCGCCGCGCCAAGCAGATCGCGTTCAACGAGGCGAACGGCATCACTCCGAAGGGCGTGCAGAAGAAGATCAAGGAAATGATCGACGGCGTCTACAGCGCGGCCGCGCAGAAGGCCATGCTGAACGACGTCGGCTTGTCGGAAGACGCCGCCAAGGTCGAGGGCATGAGCGAGAAGCAGATTTCGAAAGAGATCAAGCGCCTCGAAAAGCTCATGGTCGACCACGCCAAGAACCTCGAGTTCGAGAAGGCGGCCCAGGTGCGCGATCAACTGCATGTCCTCAAGCAGCAGGCGTTCGGGGCGCCGGGGGCGGACAACGTGGTGTCGATTCTCGGCAAGTAA
- a CDS encoding amino acid aminotransferase has translation MNSPASASIFSAIAMAPRDPILGITEAFNADTNPAKINLGVGVYYDDNGKVPLLECVQKAEAKLMEQPTPRTYLPIEGLGAYDKAVQELVFGADSAVIQEKRAVTVQALGGTGALKIGADFLKRFSPDSQVYISDPSWENHRALFESAGFTVNNYAYYDAATHGVNFEGMLAALKAMPEGAIVVLHACCHNPTGAELNADQWGQVIQVVRENNLIPFLDMAYQGFGDGIAEDGAVVRRFTDTAGPLLVSNSFSKSFSLYGERVGALSVVASTAEEAARLLSQLKRIVRTNYSNPPTHGGKVVATVLSTPELRQLWEDELAGMRVRIKQMRDELVKKLAEKAPNSDFAFVREQVGMFSYSGLTKDQVEKLRAESIYAVDTGRICVAALNSKNIDRVVDAIAKVL, from the coding sequence ATGAATTCCCCAGCTTCTGCCAGCATCTTCAGCGCCATCGCCATGGCTCCCCGCGACCCGATCCTCGGCATCACCGAGGCCTTCAACGCAGATACCAACCCCGCCAAGATCAATCTGGGCGTGGGCGTCTACTACGATGACAACGGGAAAGTGCCGCTGCTGGAATGCGTTCAGAAAGCGGAAGCGAAGTTGATGGAACAACCGACGCCGCGTACCTACCTGCCGATCGAAGGCCTGGGTGCGTACGACAAAGCTGTACAAGAACTCGTATTTGGTGCCGACAGCGCCGTAATTCAAGAGAAACGTGCAGTCACGGTGCAAGCCCTGGGCGGCACCGGCGCGCTGAAAATCGGCGCCGACTTCCTGAAGCGCTTCTCGCCGGATTCGCAAGTCTACATCAGCGACCCGAGCTGGGAAAACCACCGCGCGCTGTTCGAAAGCGCCGGCTTTACCGTCAACAACTACGCCTACTACGACGCGGCCACGCACGGCGTCAACTTCGAAGGCATGCTGGCCGCGCTGAAAGCGATGCCGGAAGGCGCCATCGTCGTCCTGCACGCCTGCTGCCACAACCCGACCGGCGCCGAACTGAATGCCGACCAGTGGGGCCAGGTGATCCAGGTCGTGCGTGAAAACAACCTGATCCCGTTCCTCGACATGGCCTACCAGGGCTTCGGCGACGGCATCGCGGAAGACGGCGCCGTCGTCCGCCGCTTCACCGACACCGCCGGCCCGCTGCTGGTGTCGAACTCGTTCTCGAAGTCGTTCTCGCTGTACGGCGAGCGCGTGGGCGCACTGTCCGTCGTCGCATCGACCGCGGAAGAGGCGGCCCGCCTGCTGTCGCAGCTGAAGCGTATCGTCCGCACGAACTACTCGAACCCGCCGACGCACGGCGGCAAGGTCGTCGCGACCGTCCTGTCGACGCCGGAACTGCGTCAACTGTGGGAAGACGAGCTGGCCGGCATGCGCGTCCGCATCAAGCAGATGCGCGACGAGCTGGTCAAGAAGCTGGCCGAAAAGGCACCGAATTCGGACTTCGCCTTCGTGCGCGAGCAGGTCGGCATGTTCTCGTACTCGGGCCTGACGAAGGACCAGGTCGAGAAGCTGCGCGCCGAATCGATCTACGCCGTGGACACCGGCCGCATCTGCGTGGCCGCGCTGAACTCGAAGAACATCGATCGCGTCGTTGACGCCATCGCAAAAGTTCTCTAA